In Lepus europaeus isolate LE1 unplaced genomic scaffold, mLepTim1.pri SCAFFOLD_566, whole genome shotgun sequence, one DNA window encodes the following:
- the LOC133755565 gene encoding major allergen Can f 1-like, with protein MQTLLLAFGFGLLVVLQAQDPLDVGTENQAPSGTLYLKAMALDKEISELKPDSVGPVTIVAQDGGSLEVTLSSVTKGQCYRLSTVLEKTEQPGVYLAFEGRTTVQVTQMKEKDHWVFQCQGEIHGQRFKHAKLIGKDPENNPAALAEFEQLVKERGLNSETILVLTQGGARPVPRPLQNPPLTLPSS; from the exons ATGCAGACCCTGCTGCTGGCCTTTGGCTTCGGCCTCCTCGTGGTCCTGCAGGCCCAGGACCCCCTGGACGTGGGGACGGAGAACCAGGCC CCCTCAGGGACCTTGTACCTGAAGGCCATGGCCTTAGACAAGGAGATTTCAGAGCTGAAGCCGGATTCTGTGGGCCCCGTGACCATCGTAGCCCAGGACGGGGGCAGCCTGGAGGTCACCCTCAGCTCTGT GACAAAGGGTCAATGCTATAGGCTGAGCACCGTCCTGGAGAAGACCGAGCAGCCGGGCGTTTACTTGGCCT TCGAGGGCAGGACCACAGTGCAGGTCACTCAGATGAAGGAGAAGGACCACTGGGTGTTCCAGTGCCAGGGCGAGATCCACGGGCAGCGGTTCAAGCACGCCAAGCTGATCG GCAAAGACCCTGAGAACAACCCGGCAGCTTTGGCGGAGTTCGAGCAGCTGGTAAAAGAAAGGGGACTGAACTCGGAGACCATCTTAGTCCTTACACAAGGAG